One genomic window of Mycobacteriales bacterium includes the following:
- the pstA gene encoding phosphate ABC transporter permease PstA, with product MSTTTPELGGVSLRQPSLPAWSLAATAIGAVLLTLLLFAVTGFQGTADFLVVAVLLVVLAITAASWLVEGRRKAIDRIATNFALVSLILTLLPLGFVIGYVIKRGHVRFGWSFLTGDASLGPNAIGGGIGHAILGTLEQVAIATVIALPLGVLVAIFITEYGENRMATAVRFLIDVMTGIPSIVAGLFVLAFWIIALDQGFSGFAASMALTIIEVPIIVRTAEEMIRLVPMALREASYALGIPKWKTVLRVVLPTAATGITTGVMLAIARVIGETAPVLLVAGNNFYFNKNPFSGDQASLPVYIFQNAESPSTFNVQRAWAAALTLILIVVVLYVAARLLTRRNRLAGR from the coding sequence ATGAGCACCACGACTCCGGAGCTTGGCGGCGTGAGCCTGCGGCAGCCCAGCCTGCCGGCCTGGTCGCTCGCCGCCACTGCGATCGGCGCCGTTCTGCTCACCCTGTTGCTCTTCGCGGTGACCGGCTTCCAGGGCACCGCCGACTTCCTCGTGGTTGCCGTTCTGCTCGTGGTGCTCGCGATCACTGCCGCCAGCTGGCTGGTTGAGGGCCGGCGCAAGGCGATCGACCGGATCGCGACCAACTTTGCCCTCGTGAGCCTGATCCTCACCCTGCTGCCGCTCGGGTTCGTGATCGGTTATGTGATCAAACGCGGTCACGTGCGCTTCGGCTGGAGCTTCCTCACCGGTGACGCAAGCCTCGGTCCCAACGCGATCGGCGGTGGCATCGGACACGCCATCCTCGGCACGCTCGAGCAGGTCGCGATCGCGACCGTCATCGCGCTGCCGCTCGGCGTACTGGTGGCCATCTTCATCACCGAGTACGGCGAGAACCGCATGGCGACCGCGGTGCGTTTCCTCATCGACGTCATGACCGGCATCCCGTCGATCGTGGCCGGCCTGTTCGTCCTCGCGTTCTGGATCATTGCCCTCGACCAAGGCTTCTCCGGCTTCGCGGCGTCGATGGCGCTGACGATCATCGAGGTTCCGATCATCGTGCGAACGGCGGAGGAGATGATCCGGCTGGTGCCGATGGCCCTGCGCGAAGCCTCGTACGCGCTCGGCATCCCGAAGTGGAAGACCGTCCTGCGGGTCGTGCTCCCGACCGCCGCAACCGGCATCACGACCGGCGTCATGCTCGCAATCGCTCGAGTAATCGGTGAGACCGCACCGGTCCTGCTGGTGGCCGGGAACAACTTCTACTTCAACAAGAACCCGTTCAGCGGCGACCAGGCGTCGCTGCCGGTCTACATCTTCCAGAACGCCGAGTCCCCGTCGACCTTCAACGTCCAGCGGGCGTGGGCAGCGGCGTTGACCCTCATACTCATCGTCGTGGTGCTCTATGTGGCCGCTCGGCTGCTGACCCGGCGCAACCGACTGGCCGGGAGGTAG
- the pstC gene encoding phosphate ABC transporter permease subunit PstC, translating into MSTVETTADTASLRAGRAGRRGDAVFRGLTLAAGALVFVVLGAIAIFLVIKAIPSLRADTTSFWTTKTWSAAVGEASFGIAALLFGTVITSVLALVMAVPIGVGVAIYTTEYAPRRIATVLGYLTDMLAAVPSIVYGLWGLYLLLPHLTGLQVFLARYLGWIPLFSDPDGHAALFSKSIFGASIVLAIMILPIIAAVSREVLRQVDPAHKEAALALGATRWEMVRVAVLPPSRPGIISATMLGLGRALGETIAVALVIGDFFTINWHVLAPSGNTIAANIANLFGDADSIGRSALIASGLVLFVLTLAVNLAARYIILRSGTEERSAVG; encoded by the coding sequence ATGAGCACCGTGGAGACGACGGCGGACACCGCGTCGCTACGAGCCGGCCGAGCCGGCCGCCGTGGCGACGCGGTGTTCCGCGGCCTCACGCTGGCCGCCGGCGCGCTGGTCTTCGTCGTCCTCGGTGCCATCGCGATCTTCCTGGTCATCAAGGCGATCCCGTCGCTGCGGGCTGACACGACCAGCTTCTGGACGACGAAGACCTGGAGCGCCGCGGTCGGAGAAGCAAGCTTCGGCATCGCCGCGCTGCTGTTCGGCACTGTCATCACCAGCGTGCTCGCCTTGGTGATGGCGGTGCCGATCGGCGTCGGCGTCGCGATCTACACCACCGAGTACGCCCCCCGGCGAATCGCCACCGTGCTCGGTTACCTCACCGACATGCTGGCCGCCGTACCGAGCATCGTCTACGGGCTGTGGGGCCTCTACCTGCTGCTGCCGCATCTCACCGGTCTCCAGGTGTTCTTGGCTAGGTACCTCGGCTGGATCCCGCTGTTCAGCGATCCCGACGGTCATGCGGCGCTGTTTTCGAAGTCGATCTTCGGTGCCTCGATCGTGCTCGCCATCATGATTCTTCCGATCATCGCCGCGGTCAGCCGTGAAGTGCTGCGACAGGTCGACCCCGCCCACAAGGAGGCCGCCCTCGCGCTCGGGGCGACGCGTTGGGAGATGGTGCGGGTCGCGGTGCTGCCGCCGAGCCGGCCGGGGATCATCAGCGCGACGATGCTCGGCCTCGGGCGGGCGCTCGGCGAGACGATTGCGGTCGCGCTCGTCATCGGTGACTTCTTCACAATCAACTGGCACGTGCTGGCACCGAGTGGCAACACGATCGCAGCCAACATCGCGAACCTCTTTGGCGACGCGGACTCGATCGGCAGGTCCGCGCTGATCGCAAGCGGGCTGGTGCTTTTCGTCCTGACGCTGGCGGTCAACCTTGCGGCGCGCTACATCATCCTTCGCTCCGGCACCGAGGAACGGAGCGCGGTCGGATGA
- the pstS gene encoding phosphate ABC transporter substrate-binding protein PstS has protein sequence MKVSLVMRTACIATVAAFGLAACGGGSGGSSGSSSSLSPQGSTFQQTLEQQWATKYHAAHPGAQITYSGTGSTAGIQQFTAGKIPFAGSDVTMTSQEQTQANSACGSTALTIPITSGGVAIMYNLPSVSKPLNMSAATVAGIFMGKITKWNDPQIASENPGVTLPSTPISVYHRADGSGTTDVLSGFLTATASSVWTLGVNKEFSNWPTGTGATGSSGVAQGVKSTQGGITYAEITYAKQDNLQTAAIKGANGGYVNISNAAVAKSIQSGFSITGSGNNLAGSLSFTQMTGYPISTVSYVLVCSKYKNTGEGTLVRNYLTYALGAGQAEGPALGFAPLPSSLDSKAKSAVASIT, from the coding sequence GTGAAGGTTTCGCTTGTGATGCGCACCGCGTGCATCGCGACAGTCGCCGCGTTCGGGCTCGCTGCCTGCGGCGGGGGAAGCGGGGGAAGCAGCGGAAGCAGCAGCAGCCTGAGCCCGCAAGGATCGACGTTCCAGCAGACGCTCGAGCAGCAGTGGGCAACGAAGTACCACGCTGCGCACCCGGGCGCACAGATCACCTACAGCGGCACCGGGTCGACCGCCGGCATCCAGCAGTTCACCGCCGGCAAGATCCCGTTCGCCGGCTCGGACGTGACCATGACCTCGCAGGAGCAGACGCAGGCGAACTCGGCCTGCGGGAGCACGGCGCTCACCATCCCGATCACGTCGGGTGGCGTCGCCATCATGTACAACCTGCCGAGCGTGTCCAAGCCGCTGAACATGTCCGCGGCAACCGTCGCGGGAATCTTCATGGGCAAGATCACGAAGTGGAACGACCCGCAGATCGCGTCGGAGAACCCCGGCGTCACGCTGCCCAGCACGCCGATCTCGGTCTACCACCGGGCCGACGGCTCCGGCACCACCGACGTGCTCTCGGGCTTCCTCACCGCGACCGCGTCGTCGGTCTGGACGCTTGGCGTCAACAAGGAGTTCAGCAACTGGCCGACCGGCACCGGCGCAACCGGGTCGTCGGGTGTCGCGCAGGGCGTCAAGAGCACCCAGGGCGGCATCACCTACGCAGAGATCACCTACGCGAAGCAGGACAACCTGCAGACGGCCGCGATCAAGGGTGCGAACGGCGGCTACGTGAACATCTCGAACGCGGCGGTTGCGAAGTCGATCCAGAGCGGCTTCTCGATCACCGGGTCGGGCAACAACCTGGCCGGCTCGCTGTCGTTCACGCAGATGACCGGTTACCCGATCTCGACGGTCTCCTACGTCCTGGTCTGCTCGAAGTACAAGAACACGGGCGAGGGCACCTTGGTGCGCAACTACCTCACCTACGCGCTGGGCGCCGGTCAGGCCGAGGGGCCGGCACTCGGGTTCGCCCCGCTGCCGAGCTCGCTCGACAGCAAGGCGAAGTCGGCAGTGGCCTCCATTACCTGA
- the phoU gene encoding phosphate signaling complex protein PhoU gives MVRDQYHEDLEAITSSLVDITRLTGSAINHATQALLDADLQAAESVITGDLAIDNLYENIEANALDLLARQQPVASDLRVIITGLRMVADIERMGDLALHIAKVARRRYPASAIPAELQAIVLEMGQVAQRICAKCSSVIAGRDLRMAAELERDDDVMDNLHRRLLAAILDDSWEGGIETAIDVTLCGRYYERFCDHAVSVARRVIFLVTGERAQQHVEV, from the coding sequence ATGGTGCGCGACCAGTATCACGAGGATCTCGAGGCGATCACCTCTTCGCTCGTCGACATCACCCGGTTGACCGGCAGCGCGATCAACCACGCCACCCAGGCGCTGCTGGACGCCGACCTGCAGGCCGCCGAGTCGGTCATCACGGGCGACCTCGCGATCGACAACCTCTACGAGAACATCGAAGCGAACGCCCTCGACCTGCTGGCCCGCCAGCAGCCGGTCGCGAGCGACCTGCGGGTGATCATCACGGGCTTGCGCATGGTCGCCGACATCGAGCGGATGGGCGACCTCGCCCTGCACATCGCGAAGGTGGCGCGCCGCCGTTACCCGGCGAGTGCCATCCCGGCCGAGCTGCAGGCCATCGTGCTCGAGATGGGACAGGTCGCTCAGCGGATCTGTGCCAAGTGCTCGAGTGTGATCGCCGGCCGTGACCTGCGCATGGCGGCCGAGCTCGAACGCGACGACGACGTGATGGACAACCTGCACCGCCGGCTGCTCGCCGCGATCCTCGACGACTCGTGGGAGGGCGGGATCGAGACGGCGATCGACGTGACGCTGTGCGGCCGCTACTACGAGCGGTTCTGCGACCACGCGGTGTCGGTCGCGCGCCGGGTCATCTTCCTGGTCACCGGAGAGCGCGCCCAGCAGCACGTGGAAGTCTGA
- a CDS encoding ATP-binding protein encodes MALIRRAAHRGPASSTEAPAPPAPRDRVPAVTMLELLPTAAVLLDADDAVRFANSAAETLGILRDASLGRPELARLVEAARRTGNPQAAEFTIDFNVFPRRTMAVGARAQRLEGGEVALIVDDLTEAKRVESVRRDFVANVGHEIKTPVGALQLLAEAALDAHDDPEAVQRFVGRMQQEAQRLSRLVQELLDLSRLQGGEPLPPSTEVFVDAVLDEAVDRARLAAEARGISIVRGGDEGLTVLGDEGQLVTAVANLLYNAVAYSPDATRVALGVHLRDDVVEITVTDQGVGIPEDEQERIFERFYRIDPARSRATGGTGLGLAIVKHTVGNHGGEVTVWSQPGNGSTFTIRLGSARPPVVDPAPAQLQEA; translated from the coding sequence GTGGCGCTGATCCGCCGCGCCGCACATCGCGGTCCGGCCAGTTCCACCGAAGCGCCCGCACCCCCTGCGCCGCGCGACCGGGTGCCCGCGGTCACCATGCTCGAGCTCCTGCCCACCGCTGCTGTCCTCCTCGACGCCGACGACGCCGTCCGGTTTGCCAACAGCGCCGCAGAGACCCTGGGGATCCTGCGGGATGCAAGCCTCGGCCGGCCCGAGCTCGCGCGCCTGGTCGAGGCCGCTCGTCGGACGGGGAACCCGCAGGCGGCTGAGTTCACGATCGACTTCAACGTCTTCCCGCGCCGCACGATGGCGGTCGGCGCCCGGGCCCAGCGCCTGGAGGGCGGCGAGGTCGCGCTGATCGTCGATGACCTCACCGAGGCGAAGCGGGTCGAGTCGGTACGACGCGACTTCGTCGCCAACGTCGGGCACGAGATCAAGACCCCGGTCGGTGCGCTCCAGCTGCTCGCCGAGGCGGCCTTGGACGCGCATGACGACCCCGAGGCGGTGCAGCGCTTCGTCGGGCGGATGCAGCAGGAGGCCCAGCGCCTCTCGCGCCTGGTGCAGGAGCTGCTCGACCTGTCCCGGCTCCAGGGTGGCGAGCCGTTGCCGCCGTCGACGGAGGTGTTCGTCGACGCGGTGCTCGACGAGGCGGTCGATCGCGCGCGGCTGGCCGCGGAGGCGCGCGGCATCTCGATCGTCCGCGGGGGCGACGAAGGTCTGACCGTGCTCGGTGACGAGGGACAGCTGGTCACCGCCGTCGCGAACCTGCTGTACAACGCGGTTGCCTACAGCCCGGACGCGACCCGGGTCGCGCTCGGCGTACACCTGCGGGACGACGTCGTCGAGATCACGGTGACCGATCAGGGGGTCGGCATCCCGGAGGACGAGCAGGAGCGGATCTTCGAGCGCTTCTACCGCATCGATCCCGCGCGGTCCCGAGCGACCGGCGGCACCGGTCTCGGCCTCGCCATCGTCAAGCACACCGTCGGCAACCACGGCGGCGAGGTCACCGTCTGGAGTCAGCCCGGCAACGGCAGCACGTTCACGATCCGGCTCGGGTCGGCCCGACCACCGGTCGTGGACCCGGCACCAGCCCAGCTACAGGAGGCATAA
- a CDS encoding response regulator transcription factor: MTRILVVEDEESFSDALGYMLRREGFEVAMAATGPDGIEEFDRAGADLVLLDLMLPGLSGLEVCRQLRQRSEVPVIMLTAKDAEVDKVVGLEIGADDYVTKPFSARELVARIRAVMRRRGSEPDEMVSSVLESGPVRMDVDRHVVSVNSDVVPMPLKEFELLEFLLRNAGRVLTRGQLIDRIWGSDYVGDTKTLDVHVKRLRAKIEPSPSSPRHLLTVRGLGYKFEP; this comes from the coding sequence GTGACCCGAATCCTGGTCGTGGAGGACGAAGAGTCGTTCTCGGACGCCCTCGGATACATGCTTCGCCGGGAAGGCTTCGAGGTCGCCATGGCGGCAACCGGGCCGGACGGCATCGAGGAGTTCGACCGTGCCGGCGCCGACCTCGTGCTGCTCGACCTGATGCTCCCCGGCTTGTCGGGCCTGGAGGTGTGCCGCCAGCTGCGGCAGCGCTCCGAGGTTCCGGTCATCATGCTGACCGCGAAGGACGCGGAGGTCGACAAGGTGGTCGGGCTCGAGATCGGCGCCGATGACTATGTGACCAAGCCGTTCTCCGCCCGCGAGCTGGTCGCTCGGATCCGCGCGGTCATGCGGCGTCGCGGGTCCGAGCCCGACGAGATGGTGTCCTCGGTCCTCGAGTCGGGGCCGGTTCGCATGGACGTCGACCGGCACGTGGTCAGCGTCAACAGCGACGTCGTACCCATGCCGTTGAAGGAGTTCGAGCTGCTCGAGTTCCTGCTGCGCAACGCCGGACGCGTACTCACCCGGGGTCAGCTGATCGACCGGATCTGGGGCAGCGACTACGTCGGTGACACCAAGACCCTCGACGTCCACGTCAAGCGGCTGCGCGCGAAGATCGAGCCGTCCCCGTCGTCGCCGCGCCACCTGCTCACCGTCCGTGGGCTGGGCTACAAGTTCGAGCCCTGA
- the mscL gene encoding large conductance mechanosensitive channel protein MscL yields MIAAGGVPHTSPRPDQHPTKGLDVSGFKKFLLRGNVVDLAVAVVIGAAFGALISAFTTDLLTPIISAIAGKASFTGLSFTIHHSVFLYGAFLDAVIAFVILAAVVYYFVVVPIGALMDRYKPTPDEPTPVRDCPHCMSSIPEAATVCAFCTRDVAAAAA; encoded by the coding sequence ATGATCGCTGCGGGGGGAGTGCCGCACACCTCACCCCGGCCTGACCAGCACCCGACGAAAGGGCTAGACGTGTCCGGTTTCAAGAAGTTCCTGCTCCGTGGCAATGTCGTCGACCTGGCTGTCGCCGTCGTGATCGGCGCCGCGTTCGGCGCTCTGATCAGCGCGTTCACGACCGACCTGCTCACCCCGATCATCTCGGCGATCGCCGGCAAGGCGAGCTTCACCGGTTTGTCGTTCACGATCCATCACTCGGTGTTCCTGTACGGCGCCTTCCTCGACGCCGTGATCGCGTTCGTCATCCTCGCTGCGGTCGTCTACTACTTCGTCGTGGTCCCGATCGGCGCGCTGATGGACCGGTACAAGCCCACCCCCGATGAGCCCACACCCGTCCGCGACTGCCCGCATTGCATGTCGTCGATCCCCGAGGCGGCAACGGTGTGTGCGTTCTGCACCCGGGACGTGGCAGCGGCCGCGGCGTAA
- the cpaB gene encoding Flp pilus assembly protein CpaB: protein MVDDGWRATLQRLGVRRHLLVAMLTGVTVLTGLSALRPKPAPTRSVWVAARDLSGGAPLTRSDLRVVRLPVADVPRAAVDPAVSIVGRLLAAPMTAGEPFTEVRLLSTALLEATDEPGTVAVSVRVADGDAALALVHPGDRVDVLAVPDPGSGTATAGTGAAPVARNVQVLSVPSRDPTGSAGSEGAGLVIVAASEHQALALARAAGGNELSVAVHTNPASRAG, encoded by the coding sequence GTGGTCGACGACGGCTGGCGCGCGACGCTGCAGCGCCTCGGTGTGCGCCGACACCTGCTCGTCGCAATGCTCACCGGCGTCACGGTGCTCACCGGACTGAGTGCGCTGCGCCCGAAACCGGCTCCGACCAGGTCCGTCTGGGTCGCCGCGCGCGACCTGTCCGGCGGCGCTCCCCTCACCCGAAGCGACCTTCGGGTCGTACGGCTGCCGGTGGCTGACGTCCCCCGCGCGGCCGTCGACCCGGCGGTCTCGATCGTCGGCCGGCTGCTGGCGGCTCCGATGACAGCCGGCGAGCCGTTCACCGAGGTCCGGCTCCTTTCGACCGCCTTACTCGAGGCGACCGACGAGCCCGGGACGGTCGCGGTCTCGGTGCGGGTCGCCGACGGAGATGCCGCCCTCGCCCTCGTCCACCCGGGGGATCGGGTCGACGTGCTCGCGGTGCCCGATCCGGGCTCGGGGACGGCAACGGCCGGGACCGGCGCCGCACCGGTTGCCCGCAACGTTCAGGTGCTCTCGGTGCCCAGCCGCGACCCGACCGGCTCGGCCGGCTCCGAGGGCGCCGGCCTGGTCATCGTCGCTGCCTCCGAGCACCAGGCGCTCGCCCTCGCCCGGGCGGCCGGCGGCAACGAGCTGTCGGTCGCCGTACACACCAACCCCGCGAGCAGGGCAGGATGA
- a CDS encoding FmdB family zinc ribbon protein, which translates to MPTYEYACTECGERLEVVQSFSDDPLTICPSCEGKLRKVFSPVGVVFKGSGFYKTDSRSGSGAKTGTSSEPAKTAAKDGTSGSSGSSESSSAGTGGSTSTTTSSNTSSSGSGSPKSGSKDGSKVA; encoded by the coding sequence ATGCCGACCTATGAGTACGCCTGCACCGAGTGCGGTGAGCGGCTCGAGGTCGTCCAGAGCTTCAGCGACGATCCGCTGACCATCTGCCCCTCGTGCGAAGGCAAGCTTCGCAAGGTGTTCTCGCCGGTCGGCGTGGTCTTCAAGGGATCCGGCTTCTACAAGACCGACAGCCGCTCGGGATCCGGCGCCAAGACCGGTACGTCGAGCGAGCCCGCCAAGACCGCAGCCAAGGACGGCACGAGCGGGTCGAGTGGATCGAGCGAGTCGTCCTCGGCCGGCACCGGCGGCTCGACCTCGACGACGACGTCGTCGAACACCTCCTCGAGCGGTTCGGGATCGCCGAAGTCCGGCTCGAAAGACGGCAGCAAGGTCGCCTGA
- a CDS encoding sigma-70 family RNA polymerase sigma factor yields the protein MSARLHRHSVERVGDPLDVVATRAARGDQAAFAELVESTQASIWRMCAYLVDRNAADDLTQETYLRAFRALAGYRGDARVSTWLLTISRRVCAAEIDRRSRAREMYLLTVPREQHLHDQSSVVDMDLLIAGLDDDRRTAFVLTQVVGCDYAEAAEICGCPIGTIRSRVARARADLVAALGQRTELPATRPIGS from the coding sequence ATGAGCGCCCGCCTGCATCGCCATAGTGTTGAGCGCGTGGGCGACCCGCTGGACGTCGTGGCAACACGGGCAGCCCGTGGCGATCAGGCCGCATTCGCCGAGCTCGTCGAGAGCACCCAAGCCTCGATCTGGCGGATGTGTGCCTATCTTGTCGACCGGAACGCCGCCGACGACCTGACCCAGGAAACGTATCTACGGGCCTTTCGGGCGCTTGCCGGCTACCGCGGTGACGCGCGGGTCTCCACCTGGCTGCTCACCATCTCTCGCCGGGTCTGTGCTGCTGAGATCGATCGCCGAAGCCGGGCGCGGGAGATGTACCTGCTGACCGTTCCGCGCGAGCAGCACCTGCACGATCAGTCGAGCGTCGTCGACATGGATCTGCTCATTGCCGGCCTCGACGACGACCGGCGAACCGCGTTCGTGCTCACCCAGGTCGTCGGCTGCGACTATGCCGAGGCGGCCGAGATCTGTGGCTGCCCGATCGGCACGATCCGGTCGCGGGTCGCCCGCGCCCGCGCCGACCTGGTCGCGGCCCTCGGCCAGCGAACCGAACTGCCAGCGACCCGTCCGATCGGATCCTGA
- a CDS encoding cytochrome c oxidase assembly protein, which produces MTGAWVLADPSVPLTTHTAFSEWQFAPIVTAGVAFFAALYAIGIWRVRRRHPARPWPLLRSLSFYAGLVVVVLATQSSIGAYDDVLFSVHMVQHLMLIMVAPPLFVAGRPVTLLLHASRNPLHRWTIAVVRSRVVTALTCPPVAAVIYAAVIIGTHLTGFMNVTLHHEGVHDAEHALYLVTGYLYFLPLLGSEPIRWKMSFPTRFLLLALSMPVDTFVGVVLLQANHELFSAYLSTGRTWGPSYVSDLHLGGAIMWVGGDAIMFVLAICVFVVFMRDKRAQASMGDWLERARLQALRDNVATAGVTAPASTARRTRTVDDDEHLAAYNDYLARLHAGETDGPTR; this is translated from the coding sequence ATGACCGGTGCATGGGTGCTGGCCGATCCCAGCGTGCCGCTGACCACCCATACCGCGTTCAGCGAGTGGCAGTTCGCCCCGATCGTGACGGCAGGCGTGGCGTTTTTCGCCGCGCTGTATGCGATCGGGATCTGGCGGGTCCGGCGGCGCCACCCGGCGCGACCATGGCCGCTGCTGCGCTCGCTCTCCTTCTACGCGGGCCTGGTCGTCGTGGTCCTCGCGACGCAGAGCAGCATCGGTGCGTACGACGACGTGCTGTTCAGCGTGCACATGGTCCAGCACCTCATGTTGATCATGGTCGCGCCGCCGCTGTTCGTCGCCGGGCGCCCGGTCACGTTGTTGCTACACGCTTCACGCAACCCGCTGCACCGTTGGACGATTGCCGTCGTCCGGTCGCGCGTGGTGACTGCGCTGACCTGCCCGCCGGTAGCGGCGGTGATCTATGCCGCGGTGATCATCGGCACCCACCTGACCGGCTTCATGAACGTCACGCTGCACCACGAAGGTGTGCACGACGCCGAGCACGCGCTCTACCTGGTGACCGGATACCTCTATTTCCTGCCGCTGCTCGGCTCCGAGCCGATCCGCTGGAAGATGTCGTTCCCGACCCGCTTCCTGCTGCTCGCGTTGAGCATGCCGGTCGACACCTTCGTCGGCGTCGTGCTCCTTCAGGCCAACCACGAGCTGTTCTCGGCGTACCTGTCGACCGGTCGCACGTGGGGGCCCAGCTATGTGAGCGACCTGCATCTCGGCGGGGCGATCATGTGGGTCGGCGGTGACGCGATCATGTTCGTCCTCGCCATTTGCGTCTTTGTCGTCTTCATGCGTGACAAGCGCGCGCAGGCCAGCATGGGCGACTGGCTGGAGCGAGCGCGCCTGCAGGCGCTGCGCGACAACGTCGCGACCGCAGGGGTGACGGCGCCCGCATCGACGGCCAGGCGGACCCGGACGGTCGACGACGACGAGCACCTGGCGGCCTACAACGACTACCTCGCCCGGCTGCATGCCGGCGAGACCGACGGACCAACTCGATGA
- a CDS encoding SCO family protein produces MTGRTDVRGNLWRRGGLVAVVAAMVIGLTACGGDPAKPPPASLGNVVDFTVPAAIRNIPLTEPDGATTTLAAYQGKVVMIADFLSLCTDVCPLISANTAAMARAINADGYGGKAALLEITVDPQRDTPARLAAYQKLYGGPLRDWTLLRASPANTRKLWKFFGVSYNRVKEEKPPSIDWWTHKPLTYDVDHSDDLIFLGPSGREQYVVNAGADVQGHLPPQKLVKFLDPLGLRTLYHPRAVDSWTVSQGLSVMAWLLKHKLADPA; encoded by the coding sequence ATGACTGGAAGGACAGACGTGCGAGGCAACCTCTGGCGACGAGGGGGACTGGTAGCAGTCGTCGCGGCAATGGTGATCGGGCTCACGGCATGCGGCGGCGATCCGGCGAAGCCGCCGCCGGCGTCGCTGGGGAATGTCGTCGACTTCACGGTCCCGGCGGCGATCCGCAACATCCCGCTGACCGAACCGGACGGAGCCACGACGACGCTGGCCGCCTACCAGGGCAAGGTGGTCATGATCGCGGACTTCCTGAGCCTGTGCACCGACGTCTGTCCGCTGATCTCGGCCAACACCGCCGCGATGGCGCGCGCGATCAATGCGGACGGGTACGGCGGCAAGGCAGCCCTTCTCGAGATCACGGTCGATCCCCAACGGGACACGCCGGCCCGGCTGGCGGCGTACCAGAAGCTGTACGGCGGCCCGCTCCGTGACTGGACCTTGCTGCGAGCCAGCCCGGCGAACACCCGCAAGCTCTGGAAGTTCTTCGGGGTCTCCTACAACCGGGTCAAGGAGGAGAAGCCGCCGAGCATCGACTGGTGGACCCACAAGCCACTGACCTACGACGTGGACCACTCCGACGATCTGATCTTCCTCGGACCGTCCGGGCGCGAGCAGTACGTGGTCAACGCCGGTGCCGACGTACAAGGGCACCTGCCGCCGCAGAAGCTGGTCAAGTTCCTCGATCCGCTCGGCCTGAGGACCCTCTACCACCCCAGGGCGGTCGACTCGTGGACGGTGAGTCAGGGCCTCTCGGTGATGGCCTGGCTGCTCAAGCACAAGCTCGCCGATCCCGCGTGA